The DNA segment AATTTGCTTAGTTTCCTAAAATGCAATGATTGACGTGTGAATTAATTAAATGGGAAAAGATAGTGTTGGTTGTTATGCTCCAATATAAGGTATGCAAAATTTGGAAGCGGAATATGTTCTATTAGAGAAATCAACCAGGTAAATGATTCAATGAGATAGTGACATTTGATGTaacttagaataaaaataaaaatatagtggAATAGCATCAATGTTGAACATCCTCTTCAAAATGTTAATTCTTAAATAATGGCTTAAGAGTTCGAAAATGaagttttatacttttatttgtgAATGAGTGTCATGAAGGAAAGAGTTAAAATTTCAAAACTCAGAAATTTTCAAGTTTCAATCAAAGTTCAAAACTTTATTTCTTCtacaaattttttaactttttatattaCCAAGGACCGTTAGcaaaatttaacatttatattGAGAAATAACTAgcaaaatcctaaaaattagaacataatttattacttagcatatttatttttgcaaaatattttttaatttagtaagtCAAAGATTAATTCGTCttaaatttaagttttatttaaaggTGGAtgttaatcaataaattattatatacacaaGGCAAAAAATCAAACTTTCAATACTTATTTTAACGAATAAATAAACTGACCGCTCAACTAACTCAATTGACTATTTTATTACTTAACATATTAACTGCTGCATTGTAAATGTTGGGAAAGAATGGTATTGAAATTTAAGAGAAAAATTGCTAATCCACCACTAGTTTGCATTTGCTATTCACACCGTTTCTTTTGCCGCATATGTGGCATATAATGCTTCTTTTGAAGACAAAATCCAAATACTTATGTCCAAATCATGCGGAGATCCTTATAAAGTATACATAGTGATGCCAACGGGTTTCCACTTTGGATGTACACTTCATTAAATTAAagcaaaagattaaaaaaattaatttaaattagccAAGTGATCAGCTTACTCATATGTATAAATAAGTGTCGGAAGTTTGAACCATGTCTTGTGTATATAGCAATTTATTAGCcaataataaacttttaaatgaagctcaaaTTTGCGATGAATTAGTCATTGACTTGATGAGTTAGAAAATACCATAGGAcacccaaaaaacaaaaagcaaaagaTTAAGAAAGATGATTGAAAGAAGCTAGTCCTCAAATTTAGTGATGAAAAGGATatggaaaaggaaaacaaaTGCCTAGACCGGTCAATTAAACAAGTAAAAAGGCACGAATATATCAACTTTATTCTTTTATTcgtttttaacatttttttatttataattaatcaacTTTTTTCATCAAATACCAATAGAAGTATACCACATATTGAACCAAACTGGTATGCTTTCCTACTTTATATGGCTTTTATTGAAAAgaaacatattttaattttaatttcttttgttgtGGGTAGAGGAGGAGAGAAGCCCAAGATCATATTTCCAAGTTTGAAATTGCTATGAGACTTCGTAGTTGGTATTGCTAAGAGTCCACTCCACCTATTACCATTTAcaataatattagaaataaaaggtttaatttttttaaaagtttaaaaaagagTTGCTGtatctttttcctttctttggtTAATAAATTGGCTATTAATAATTACATAAAATGATATAactgaatattaaaataaattagcatGAAAACTAAAATCATATTTCGTCTCACTTATATAGTAGTTCACAAGTCAATAATCTGATTGAAGTACATTGCCTATATTTTGGAAAATACCACTAGCAACTATTATATTATGGAATAATATTATCTCTTCACAACTTTGAACTTTGGGAGTTGGAACTATGATGAGTTGGAACTATGATGAGAGTTGTTTGCCATTTCGTTTATCTTTAGAAAAAGATACACCACCTTGATAGTTCACGATGAATCAACAAAACCTTTAGTCTTAGGATCTGTCTACGGATCAAGGTTTTAGATGAAAAAAGAACGGATGAAAAGGGTTTGAAGACTCATCAAACACCCGGATTCGAATCCCAGCTGAAGCTGGTTATTGTTTAAGAACCCATAATACCCAtatagtgtgtgtgagtatatTGTGTGGGTGTGTGAAACATGGATATAATGCCTAGGATTCGGGGCTGTCCAATCCacttaaccaaaaaaaaaaaagactcatcaaacCATTCCCTTATGCATTTTCCCTCTAAAATCCAAACTCACAAACCCGCctttaaaatatcataaaaacaCACGCATGCACGTGCACACACAAACATATAGCAGAGAAGCACATACTCATTACTCAGTAATGCTTCATTCCTCAGGAGATGACAGAATTTAATAGTACATATAATTAATCTATTTCttcaaaccaaaaaaaaaattaaaaataaaatcagaaaTTAGTAAAGTTAAATGAATCATCAGTAAAGTTGAATGAATCATCCGTATAGTCTATCTAATTGCATATGCTCTACACAAAGCAACGGCATTCGTTactaaagagagaaaaagaagaaaacacaaCAGTCTTACAACAAAAAAACTGTGAATTGGAGGAAAAAGATCAATTGATAGAAAAAGATTGGCAACGGTAGCAGCGCGTGGCAGTAACAACACGAgaagagcaagtaaatcctcaaGTACCTTCTGATCTTTGTCTCCACTTCATTGAGTATATGTTGGTATGCAAAACACAAAACACTATTCATCAGGTTCCACAGTTGGACTCCGAACACAGCTGTCCATTTTATGGAGTTCCAGCATCTTCTTTTCCGGATTACAGAGGCCTGTAGGAAAACGATATTCCAATAGTTAGGATAAAGCATTTTCCTTTTGATTTGAACTGCTTAATAGTCGACCAAAATTAATCATATGCTAACTGAACATCTAACCATGCATACTGCTTTAATGAAATAGAATCCATGATTTCATGCAATTTTCATGTTATTGTTAACATCATGAATCAAATACCATATGCCCTGTGACAAGTTTTTGATATGAAAATAACCTGAACATTTCGGAATATCCCAAACAGCAATAGATGTGGATGTACATTCCGTAGAACAAAGTTCTTTATTATTCTCATGGTGGACATTCATTGCAAGCATCCAGGCTCCAATGGTTACATCCTCATTACTGAACATCCGGAAACTGATTtgacacaaaaaaaaagacaaagtgATCATTACATTTTTAAAGTAATACACATCAGGAAGGATGGCCAATGAACATGGGCCACAACACATCGTGATATTCATCCCTTTGCAGtaagaagaaacaaagaaacaaatatTTAAGACCTCCAGAACTATTCAAAAATCTCAAATATGACATTAGAATGTACAATTTGTTAGCCTCTATAAGTTGCAACCACAAAACCATCAACATCTCCACCAACCTACTTATGGGAGGGATTATTAAGAGCATACTCTCAATTTACTTTCTTATGACATGACCCAAAATAACTAAACACATTATATATGGACGAAATTTTGCCCCctctttttcttccaatttaTCCAAGCACATACATGGAGGTCAAAAGTGAATGGCTAACCACACCACCCAGCATGTCTGAGTATACACTATACAATGCAAAGGTCATATCACTATTCACTAATCGCTACAAcaattatctttttctttttctgaaatAAGTATAAATTGACACCCAACTATAACTACATCAAGTGTTACATCGAATGATGAATATCTTCAAAATAAATCTTCTAAAGGTCAAGGCTAAAACAATCAAGTTGTGGAGAAGGAAAGACTTGCCTGTTATTCCTAAGAGCACCCAAACTTGATACAACATCAGCAGAAAGTGCATATATAGGACCATAAGCATGAAGAAAATACTCCTTTCCAAGCAAATGAGATAGTGGTTCATACCTGGAAGATTTTCCAGTAAAGTTAATGAAAACATTATCGTGCCTATAGTCGTCAGTGTAGCATAGGACACTTCATTGATTCAAGAGAAAATGGAACTATATGCAAATCACCAGTTGAATCTACTGATTATATGgagtaatttgattttaaatcaagCTTGGTTCTAAATCttggttgattttgaatgtATGCAGATGATGATGGTGGTTGGCAGGAGAGGATTGGAGTGGAAGTAGAAAAACAAGTTAGGAAATTACATAAATATGTTAAAATAATGGAGGTAACTGGTAAATATCAACTCGAAAATCAGAAGAGATCAAGTGTAAGAGCAATAGACGTCGAAGGAGATGAATGTAATTTTCCCAAAAATCTTTTAAGTTGGACTCTAAATAAAATCCCACTAATATTCTATTGGAATTTAGCTAATGTTACATATTACctagttattttatttcaacAAGATTTAAACACTGAGTAACAAGTTTAGATTTTAGAATGCATACATACTTCGCAAAGTGTCAGGCTTACACAGAACAAGTAAAATGACATGGTTACAAAATTTAGTATCAGACATTCAAAAATGCTCTCTCAAGTCTCAAGCAAGTAATTAACAAATTGTCAGTTCCACAAATAGTACCAGTAATCTATATTTCTTTTTCCAAGAATTAAGCATCAATATATCAAGATGGTAAGAGCAACTTAATAATGAAATGTCTTATCCCCCAAAGAAAAAGTGGCATGCTAAAGTGCCAAGTTGAGAAACTAAGCCAAGGAAGGATAAAATTTAAACCCTTAAGATAAAATATTCATTCTAACAGAACTGACCATTTGAGTTTTGGATCCGTAAAAACAGGGCCTTTTTTCATGCATCCTATGTAAGTCTGAGGGTGAGACCGCTCTGTTGCCAATAGTAAGGAAAGACGATCTGacaataatttgaaaattaattcaaaaaacaattaattagaATGGTAAAATAATGTGGCAAACAATGGTCATTATATTTAACTAGATTAGCATCGAAAGATCTAGCACCTGGCCTTAAATATATGTCATCATCCGCTTTGACATAGAAGTCACAATCAAAAAGTGCGTATGCAGCTTTGAAGTAAGCCAACctgcaaataaataaacaagttcAACTTAGCATCAAACTAGAGATATAAAATGCAGCAGTTCAGTTATTTTCAGCACACACGTTTTGTATGGGAGCTTACTGTACTCCTCTTCGATGTCCAATTGAATAAAGTCATCGTATTCTGCTATTTCCTTCTGAAGTGCAGTCATCTTTGATCTATCATTTGTTCTACCAATAATAAACCGAAAAGCCAAGCCTGTGGCTTCTTCCAAGCTACAAGGAAAGGCAACTAGGAATTAGTAATCATAAGCATACGCATATCAATTCTGAATGTTTTCAGAGATACACACCCCACCTAAAGCTCTCTAACGATCCTACAAATATACAGACACAGTTCACAGTCGCATCTCCAAAGTTCAAACATACACCAATTGATTGTAAAATATAAAGTTCAcatgtaacttttttttatgttgaacCATATAGATGATAACAACATAGTTACTACCAGCGTCAAATACTGTTCGATGCATGATTGGATTAAACTGAAAAGAAATTATTGCATTACCGAAGGGTGAAAGAGATCCTCACCTTTCAAACactaacactacaagaaaaaaaatcaaatttcccaAACTAGATCATTGATGCAGTTCCACAACAAGATctttccaaattacttactcaCTTTCTGGACGACGAAACCATGACAAATAACAACAAAGCCTTTTCCTCAACTAGATCAGTtagctacatgaatcaaactaTGCCAGTTTGTCCTACCTCTGCAACCCATCACCAAAAACAATGCACTAGGAAGATCATATTCAAATCTAGTCACACTGAAAATCCCAATTCTACAAAGAAACAAATGCTAAAGCAGAGTGCAGAGtattaaagaaataattttatatccTCCTACTAAATGAAACAAGTATTGATTAATTCTTACAAGTATAAAATACCGACTACATTTAATTTTCACTCTATTTAGCATCATGATATAGCACTACTCGTCAAAAAAACAAAGTTTCTTTCTTACAAAAATTGAATGAATAATTGGATCAAACTCGAACCTCTTAAGACCACTCGGATCGGAAGGGAACCAAGTCTTCCTCAGAGCCTGCCTCCTCCCGGCGGATCCGAAGCCGGTGAAAATTCCGACGAAGCCCATGACCTTGTGGCGATCGTCAACCCCGCCGGAAGCAGCACGAGCGGCGTCTCCGCCGTGGTCCCAAGTGACCCGAACCGATTTGGGCCTGGCGGATGGGCATGGGTTGGGCCTGAAGAAGGCGGTGAGGCCGAAGACGAATCCGGAGAGtccaaagaggaagaggaatagAAAGGTGGATCTGCGAGAAGACAATGAAGAATGGAAAGGGCGTGCGTGGAAGACGGACTTTGGGGAAGAGGAAGGCATGGATGGTTGTTGTTGTGGTGGTTCACTCTTCCCCTGAAATGGTGGTGGCTATGGTGGTGTGTGTTGGAGAGTTTGGGGTTTGTTCATGGCAAGGTTGATGGGAGAAGAAACAAACAAGGGACTGCACTGTGCAGTTTGTCACTGTCTCCGTCTGCTGTTTAGATGAGTCTATCGTAACTCGTAAGAAAACCCCTACCCGGCCTAACtcgattttcattttttttttttccttacatCAAAATTTTCTGAATTTAATTAGGCCTAAATGGTTGAATTCACGTGAAGTTGGAATAAATTTTTGTAACTGTCTCTGAAatttaagtaattattttaaatggTTTCTGAGATTTAGATGGCGATGGTGAcaaagttataattttttaatgtaaaatttctttcattttgaaaggagtttaaaattaattttaaatgaaattatcgttctatttaaacaatttttttatttttttgtttaatttatttaagtcatacaaaaaaataattttatagtgatttttagaattttaaatattacaatgatttttgtattatttttggtGTTGAGTAAATTGTTGAAAGGCTAACATGGTTATCTTTTACTATGTTAGATAGTTTCAATGACTAAATGAGGtagatttattttaatttgaatctaATGTaagtctttctttaatttataacTCTAATTCTATTGGGTAGAATATTTCTcctgtatttttatattatattctttatctttttcatctctttttttatttcaatagtTTTGATAATCTGTTAAAaccaacaaattttattttctttaattgctCTTTAAGTGTGTCAGTAAATTTTTTCAGACGCTATTACAAAAAACAAGATCAGTTTATTTTACTCGATTCATATGGTTTTATATGACAACTATATCATCAAGTCCAACCTTATATTCTGTACAAAACTAACTCGTTATGTTTTACCATTTTCAATATGtagtagtatataataaaaactattatACTTGGTATGGTCtacaaaaacttttaaaaatagatattttcTTGGTTGCAACATCTCCAACAAAGAGATTGGACTTTATAAATTCATTTTCTTACCCTTTATAGGTTAGGAACTTAAACTTGAATTAAACATCATTATTTTGCCTTCTTTTAGATTGGTTTTTAgataaatctttttcttttttttatatgttacaaaaaaaattattctgttgacaaaattaaataaggtgaatattcttaa comes from the Arachis duranensis cultivar V14167 chromosome 7, aradu.V14167.gnm2.J7QH, whole genome shotgun sequence genome and includes:
- the LOC107459879 gene encoding probable beta-1,3-galactosyltransferase 14: MPSSSPKSVFHARPFHSSLSSRRSTFLFLFLFGLSGFVFGLTAFFRPNPCPSARPKSVRVTWDHGGDAARAASGGVDDRHKVMGFVGIFTGFGSAGRRQALRKTWFPSDPSGLKSLEEATGLAFRFIIGRTNDRSKMTALQKEIAEYDDFIQLDIEEEYSKLPYKTLAYFKAAYALFDCDFYVKADDDIYLRPDRLSLLLATERSHPQTYIGCMKKGPVFTDPKLKWYEPLSHLLGKEYFLHAYGPIYALSADVVSSLGALRNNSFRMFSNEDVTIGAWMLAMNVHHENNKELCSTECTSTSIAVWDIPKCSGLCNPEKKMLELHKMDSCVRSPTVEPDE